A section of the Lepidochelys kempii isolate rLepKem1 chromosome 4, rLepKem1.hap2, whole genome shotgun sequence genome encodes:
- the EXOC1L gene encoding exocyst complex component 1-like, with protein MSSLVKEDLQKKLFYPLGQSLREFIEIECSAHDRFYLCAAVTKDGEVEISMVKHFRIDLDEKYEMAEKWFLKDLEMIDGKEADTDNPYFDMHFEKVYSWEAHSCASKYAFARTLNKLNYMYLNKDLKIVNFDITYINDDSLWSSNNGDCLVLMKICFYAFNLLCLSLCPMP; from the exons ATGTCCTCGCTGGTGAAGGAGGACTtgcaaaagaagctgttttacCCCCTGGGGCAGAGCCTGCGGGAGTTCATAGAGATCGAGTGCTCCGCCCACGACAGGTTTTACCTCTGTGCCGCAG TGACTAAAGATGGAGAAGTAGAAATATCTATGGTGAAACACTTCAGAATAGATCTGGATGAGAAATATGAAATGGCTGAAAAGTGGTTTTTGAAAGATCTGGAGATGATTGATGGAAAAGAAGCAGACACT GATAATCCATATTTTGATATGCACTTTGAGAAGGTCTACAGTTGGGAAGCACATAGCTGTGCATCTAAATATGCCTTTGCTCGAACGTTAAACAAATTGAATTACATGTACCTTAACAAGGACTTGAAGATTGTGAACTTTGATATAACCTACATAAATGATGATTCACTCTGGTCATCCAACAATGGGGACTGTTTAGTTCTTATGAAGATATGCTTCTACGCTTTCAACCTTTTGTGTCTGTCCCTGTGTCCTATGCCATAA